The following DNA comes from Cytophagales bacterium.
ATAACTTCATTCTGGCAATCTCTTCTTCTTTGAGCTCTGAACAGTATTGGGAAGTTCTAGACTCCTTGCTGTATGACTTTAAAACCATAAATGCGCGACTTATCCATCCGATAGTGCAACATACCCCTCACCTTCGTTTAACACCCAATACACCCATCTTTAATCTCAGTTTAGGACCAGAACAAGTTCAAAACGCATTTTCATTCCGAAAAGGAGAAACGCTGCTTGGACATCTGGCTGATTCAAAACCAGTCGTACTTAAGAGTCAAAGGGAATATTCAAGCCTTGATGAAATACAGGTTCACAATGATCTTGGAAAAGAATTTCCTTTATGGCGACTTTTTTCATGGAGCCAGGTCCGACCAAAGGCGCGCACTATCCACAAAATAGACGGATTACCTACGAGATACCTTCAATTTACCTATCCCAAAACCGAAAACCCAATTGTCTTTAACAACATACTGAAGAGGATTCTGAAAAAATATCAGCATGACAGAAAGCGAGCAGGTGTCCATCTCGACCTGGTCAATAATCCTGTTCAAAATTTCGAGGATGAACTCAAATCAATTGCAATCAGGGTGATCATCTCTCTTTTTATGCTGGTACTAGCTACCTATTTCTTCTACAAAAACCTAACCTATGGACTCATTGTCCTGACTTCTTTGCTGATCACTGTACTGAGTTCCACCGGAATTATTTACCTGCTGGGGATAGAAATCAATTTGTATACGTTGGCAGGAATTGCACTGTCTTTCGGATTGATCGTCGATAACATGCTTGTAACCCTGCATCACATCGTCTCTGGTCAAGCCATTAATTACAGGTTCGCAATCACGGCAGCAACCATCAGCTCCATCGGTACCGCATTTACTATATTTCTATTACCCGACGAACAAGCTTTATTGATGGAAGGCTTCGTCTATATAGTGACCATTAGTCTGTCTTTTTCTTTGCTGGTAAGTATCTTACTCATTCCCCATCTGGTTCAACCACCTTCAACTGTACAAAAGAAACCGGAATCAGCTAGAAAAATAGGTTCCATGATAGAAAAGCCCTACTTGTGGGTTTCTACCAAAGTTTTAACCGGCAGAAGGTTGATATTTCCCGTATTAGTGCTGGTATTTGGTCTTCCAGTTTATTTGATCCCTTCTGAAATCAATACTGGAACAGCATTGGACCAACCCTATAATGAACTAGCTTCTTCGGATTATTTCAATACTCAACTCAGACCCTTTCTTAGCAATTATTTAGGGGGATTCAGTACAAGGTTCAAGCAACATATTGAGAAAACGGAAGGCATCTCTTTCACGCCGGAACCTCCTCAAACACTCAGGATGTCTTATCAATCCCCCGACCGGATTGAAACGGATCATGTGATCCAGATTCATAATGAATTTGAAACCTACTTGAAATCATTTGAGCAGGTAAAGTCATTTGTAAGTACGATTGAAGAGCAATCGTTCAATATAGAGGTATTTTTCAGTGAAAAGAATGCTGACACGTTCCCAAGAGTCTTGGCGGGCTTGCTTCAACAAAAAGCCTCGCAACATTCCGGAGCACTGTTCAAAATCGCCATCAAGGATTTGTACCTCAATTCAGGCTGGTTTGAAGTGAATAGTTCGGGACTCAGGATAAAAGGCTACAATTACGATCAGATTTTAGAGCTATGTGCTGACATTGAACGTCAGCTTTCCAACAATGCTCGCATCGAAAACATCAGTCTTACCAGTGATGGGAAATCGGATTTGACGTACATCTTGCAGTTGGCTTCTGATGACTTATTATCTTTTGACCAACATTTCTCACAACACGCCCTATCAAATGTTTTGTCCGTACACTCCACCGGAGAAACCAATGTTTTCAGTGGAAAGCTTGGAGAAAATCAAGTAACGATCAACATGGAACACGGTTCCAGAGACTTTTGGTCATTACAGCGGTACCCCATAGCGGTCAATAGCACGAACATCCGACTCGAACGAAATATCGACATGGTCCCCAACAAGCGTGAGCCCTACATCGAACGCCTTAATCAACAATACATCGTTGACCTGACGTTTGATTACCTGGGACCAAACATCCAGGCATCCCGGTTTCTGGATGGTCTGCTTCTTGATATTAATGCCACTTTTCCTGTGGGATTTAAAGCCGAAAAAATACCCTATGGAAGTGGGAAATTCTCAATAGCTAATCAAAGATTAACCATCATTTTCGCTATCCTGATCGTATTTGTGATCAGTGCAATTCTCCTGGAATCCATAAGAACAGCACTGAACCTGGTATTTTATCTATTGCTCTCACTTGTTGGTGTTTTTATCGGTTTTTTAATAACGGGATCAACCTTTGACCTGGGGGCTGTAACGGCAGTTATTTTTCTATGTGGGCTCATTGTAAACAATGCATTTTATGTTCTAACAGAAATCCAGGTTCGGGTCAAATGGAAAAGGGTAAGTAACTCTAAAGAAAAAGCAGCGATCTGGGTGGAGGTCTTGAAGCTAAAGAGCCCTTCTATCCTGATGACCTCCGTGACGTCAATCATTGGACTGCTGCCCTTTCTATTTCACAATTCAATTAATCTTTTTTGGTATCAGTTTTCCTTATGCACCGTGAGTGGGCTATCCTTTTCATTGTTGATATTGTATTTATTGCTACCCTGCATTTTTGGTTCCTCCATCTTTACACAAAATAACTAGCCCTTGCTCTCCTTCTTAATCAAACGACCCGTTGCTGTTGGCATGACCATTTTTACGCTATCGTTGCTGGGAATGGTCTCTTTTCTGAAAACTCCGATATCCATTTTACCCGAAATAGAGATCCCAAGGATATCCATCGTTCTGGAGTTCGAAAATTCTGACCATTCGGACATGGCTAATGTTTTGGTGGAACCTATGATCTCGAAGCTGTCACAAGCGAATGGCCTGGAGGATATTACAGCTATGCTCGATGATCAAAAAGTAAAATTTGATCTCACTTTTGCATTCGGGACAGACATGGATTACGCATACCTCGAGGTGACAGATTTGTCGGATGTTATCCTGAAAGACAATCCCTATCGATATAATCGCCCTGCGATTTTCAGGCACAATTTATCGGACCTTCCGATCCTTTTCATACATCTGTCATCCCAACAATCCTCCAACTCCATTGAATTCTCAAAACTTTCCGATTTCGCTTACAATAGCCTGAAAAGACGACTGGAGCAATTGCCAGAAGTTGCTTTTGTAGATATCGCCGGAGGACAATTCGAAGAAATCACAATTACCCCAAAGATGGAAACCCTGGCCTCTCTCAAAGTCGGTGAAAGTGCCATTTATGACGCCCTGGATAGACAAAACCTTGATTTCAAAACCTACTCAATCAAAAACGGCAATTACTTTAGAACCTTACGGGTAAACAGTAAAATAACCAGTCTCGAAGATCTTCAAAATATTGCCATACAGATCGGTTCGAGGATATTTAAACTTCGTGAACTCGCAGAAGTATCG
Coding sequences within:
- a CDS encoding efflux RND transporter permease subunit — protein: MSQSTPYLSSFRAKLIFIFISVAGAFSIFFLPISYLPSDHNSTISIRFSWSKNNAIELEREITSRIEARLSSVRDINKIRSYSLPNFGLINVTINNHIDINHKHHEIIKLLRSFHSELPDDTKIETPVIVKSDQNNFILAISSSLSSEQYWEVLDSLLYDFKTINARLIHPIVQHTPHLRLTPNTPIFNLSLGPEQVQNAFSFRKGETLLGHLADSKPVVLKSQREYSSLDEIQVHNDLGKEFPLWRLFSWSQVRPKARTIHKIDGLPTRYLQFTYPKTENPIVFNNILKRILKKYQHDRKRAGVHLDLVNNPVQNFEDELKSIAIRVIISLFMLVLATYFFYKNLTYGLIVLTSLLITVLSSTGIIYLLGIEINLYTLAGIALSFGLIVDNMLVTLHHIVSGQAINYRFAITAATISSIGTAFTIFLLPDEQALLMEGFVYIVTISLSFSLLVSILLIPHLVQPPSTVQKKPESARKIGSMIEKPYLWVSTKVLTGRRLIFPVLVLVFGLPVYLIPSEINTGTALDQPYNELASSDYFNTQLRPFLSNYLGGFSTRFKQHIEKTEGISFTPEPPQTLRMSYQSPDRIETDHVIQIHNEFETYLKSFEQVKSFVSTIEEQSFNIEVFFSEKNADTFPRVLAGLLQQKASQHSGALFKIAIKDLYLNSGWFEVNSSGLRIKGYNYDQILELCADIERQLSNNARIENISLTSDGKSDLTYILQLASDDLLSFDQHFSQHALSNVLSVHSTGETNVFSGKLGENQVTINMEHGSRDFWSLQRYPIAVNSTNIRLERNIDMVPNKREPYIERLNQQYIVDLTFDYLGPNIQASRFLDGLLLDINATFPVGFKAEKIPYGSGKFSIANQRLTIIFAILIVFVISAILLESIRTALNLVFYLLLSLVGVFIGFLITGSTFDLGAVTAVIFLCGLIVNNAFYVLTEIQVRVKWKRVSNSKEKAAIWVEVLKLKSPSILMTSVTSIIGLLPFLFHNSINLFWYQFSLCTVSGLSFSLLILYLLLPCIFGSSIFTQNN